ccttaTATCGCATCAGCGAGTGGAATGACCTAATAATGGAGTCTCACAATCTGTACAATAGCGGCACTATTCACAAAAATTAAgttcatataaataaataaataatggctAGAAAGGATGAGgtgcattgttttaaaaaaaaaaaactaaactcaaGTTTGAATATGAGGAAGTTTTAGGAGAATGGCAAAATATGAGGGGATGGATTTTCTAATTTGAGGAGTTTATTGGGAATAATGCAAATCAGCCCATACTATGCTAATATTTGccactaataataaaaaatattttcactttgtgtaGGTAAATTGTCAACATTCAGAAAATCTATATCTGACGTTGAACTACCTTTTAGATAATTGGTGTTGTTGTCATTCAGATTCAGACTCAGCTTTGCAATTCCACAAATGCCCTATAGTCAGTATAAATATACACGCTATTATGTCAAAATCATTCTCTTGTTTAAAGCACAACTATACCAAACAAGATTTTAGAGTTCAGGGTGCAGACAGGAGTTTAGTTTAGTGTCTTTATATTAATTCCAAGGTATAATTTCCACACTTTGGGTGTTTTTAGACTGTATGACGCGACCTCACTTCACAGACCCCTGCTCATGCCAGCTCTGGGTGATTGACTGAAGTGAGAACCACTCCTCTGTCCATTCCTCTCCTCTTGCTCACCACCAGCTTGATGAGAGACTTGAGTAGGTGGAGACGGTGGGGGATAGGAGGGGGGAGGGATGGTGAGGCGAGGAAGAGCTGGCAGCCCGGGTCTTGGCGAGGTGGGAAGTGGTGGAGGAGTGGCTGAGTCCGCGGCGGCTGAGGGCCGCTGCGATGGTCGAGGGCGAGCCATGGCAGGAGACGTGTGTGCACTTCGAGCACGGGCTGGTTCAGGGCAGTCACTGATTTGTTCAAGCAGCGAGGGCATGTCTCCTTCTATCTTCTCCAGTACGGCCACCATTTGCTTTTCTATCTGTTCAATCACACTGTCCATTTGCCAGTCGCTTGTACTGCTGCTACTTCCTCCAGGATGCAACCCAGTCCCATACATTCCTAACCCACTACCACCGGAATATAAGGAACTGTATGGATTCCCAAAACTCATCGGCATGCCCATTCCCATCCCAATAACTTCTGGGTTGTACGGTGTAGCCTGACGACCCAAACTAGCAGAGCTGCCAACTGAATAGCAGCCCTGTCCTGGCACTGCACTAGTCCCAGCTATGTTAAACTCAGCACTGTACCTGTCTGTTTTTTGGGCATTCTTATCACCTTTCCCTGCAGGACTAccatctcctcttagcctcaccCCTAGCCCAGTATCTACTTCAACTGCAGGCCCCACCTCTGGCTCCACTGATGTTCCCACTGATGTTCCTACTGACCTCTCTGCCACTGCCTCTGGAACCTGTGTCTGACACCAGCTTTTGTCACTCTCATCCCTTTGTTGCGCACCAGGTCTTCTCTCTGCCGTGGGGAAAGCAGTGGCAGATGATTCAGGAGGAGGCCCATGCAGAGTCGCAGCCATTTTATGTTTGCTGCTTTGTTCAGGGGGCGTAGACATGGGTTTTCTGTCTAGATTAGCGCCTGCAGGGCTAATCATTGGCGACTGTTTGAGGTCTGGAACCACTTTGTTTTGGCCCAAATTGGCAGCCATCTTTCTGGTTCCATCACCTCCTCCTTTCTTTGTACCAGCCTTATCAGGGTCTTCCTGCACAACAGGGACAGTGCGTGAGTGGCAGACATAATCCTGAATACCTGAGGGAGATGTTCCTACAGATGGACCAACAGGCTTCTTCTCCTTTTCCCGTTTCTCCTGTAAAGGAAGTGTCTCCTGCTCCTGGTCCAAACCTGGAGGTGCATTTTCAACTGTAACTTCTAAAGACACACTGCTTGATGTCACCCCTCCATCACTTGTTCCTCTTTCTCCCTCTTCACTTGTTCCCTGGGAAACTACCCCTTCACCATCTCCTGCCTCTTCCACACCCTGAGCCTCAGCAGAACTGTCAATCAGAGCTTCAGAATTCTTCAACCGTTGCATGAAGGTGGTGACACGAATTGCTTTCTGTGTAACAAACAGAACAAAGACAGAGAAAAGGAGGAAAGTAGAAGTGGACAGTGTTAGATTTCGTTTTTGAATATTTCTCCTGACCACGTATACAAACTTGTCCCCAATTTTAAAAGTCACCATATCAAAGTTATTCAAGG
This portion of the Gouania willdenowi chromosome 7, fGouWil2.1, whole genome shotgun sequence genome encodes:
- the camkvl gene encoding caM kinase-like vesicle-associated, like; protein product: MPFGCLALREGRNYDSMSDVTDKYEIGQVLRAKEFCELCLAKDRQTDKVFVCKKFLKKDGRKVRKAAKNEIMILKLVNHPNILQLIDTFETRKEYFIIQELATGGDVFDWILDQGNYTERDASNVIRQVLEAVAYLHSLNIVHRNLKLENLMYYTENNHNKVVLRDFYLSRFENGPITEPCGTPEYLAPEVVARHRYGRPVDCWAVGVIMFILLSGNPPFYDETEEENTDLHNRIIFCRIVAGEFEFDSPYWDDISAAAKELVCRLMEVDQMLRITAQDALWHEWIAGNGASEKNLKDGVCAQFEKNFAKAKWRKAIRVTTFMQRLKNSEALIDSSAEAQGVEEAGDGEGVVSQGTSEEGERGTSDGGVTSSSVSLEVTVENAPPGLDQEQETLPLQEKREKEKKPVGPSVGTSPSGIQDYVCHSRTVPVVQEDPDKAGTKKGGGDGTRKMAANLGQNKVVPDLKQSPMISPAGANLDRKPMSTPPEQSSKHKMAATLHGPPPESSATAFPTAERRPGAQQRDESDKSWCQTQVPEAVAERSVGTSVGTSVEPEVGPAVEVDTGLGVRLRGDGSPAGKGDKNAQKTDRYSAEFNIAGTSAVPGQGCYSVGSSASLGRQATPYNPEVIGMGMGMPMSFGNPYSSLYSGGSGLGMYGTGLHPGGSSSSTSDWQMDSVIEQIEKQMVAVLEKIEGDMPSLLEQISDCPEPARARSAHTSPAMARPRPSQRPSAAADSATPPPLPTSPRPGLPALPRLTIPPPSYPPPSPPTQVSHQAGGEQEERNGQRSGSHFSQSPRAGMSRGL